In Salvelinus alpinus chromosome 19, SLU_Salpinus.1, whole genome shotgun sequence, the genomic stretch agaccttagaaaggcagggttggatagatataggtctgtggtCATGACCACAGTAAATATTCCacggtaatctccttttatgcactctgaacatgctttggtagtacccaacttgctaaTGACCATCAGGTCCTgacggcctggtactcagggctctattgtccctccatcaggtcctagtggcctggtactcagggctctattgtctctccatcaggtcctgacggcctggtactcagggctctattgtccctcaatcaggtcctaatggcctggtactcagggctctattgtccctccatcaggtcctagtggcctggtactcagggctctattgtccctccatcaggtcctagtggcctggtactcagggctctattgtccctctaaccactctgacatcaatgcaaatgcaatggAAAACCACATCAAACACCCAGTCGCTATTCGAGTGCATacggatgacatgtatttttcccctGCCTCTGATCCTGTCTATTTGATCACAGGCCATACTAAATCAAAACTCattttacatattagtaaagacaagattacgttgagaatagtctgatgggtgaaaatgtgatcagttgatgagagaacagctgtgcagcctgaggcgAGGATCAGAGAGCAAGCTTTTTTCACAACCTTCTGAAGTCATCAATATCCtgtagtcgcatcatgcagcccatatatgtgTAGATTTCTAacacattctaaggtttgtatcgtTCACAACTTAAGTAGCCAAATAACTCTAAAAAATAGCATATAGGACctatttcaaatgatcactttaatgctcaacatagccacttcaggCACTAGCTGTGCCaacagagactctgggttcgcacccaggctctgtcgcagccggccgcgaccgggaggcccatggggcggcgcacaattggcccagcgtcgtccgggttagggagggtttggccggcagggatatccttgtctcgtcgtgcactagcgactcctgtggcggggtgggccgggcgcagtgcacaactaccaattggataccacgaaattggggagaaaaatgtaaaaaacattaaaaaaacaaacatggccACTTCATATGTGCACTCGCTCCAGAAtggggaaaaatatcctttctattttattcagttaAATGATGTTCTTCTTACTATCATATATCTTGGCAGGTAAATGAATAATCCTACAGCCTAGGTCAcggagcatagccagataacatgcAGTAGGCAAACTCATATTCTTGTCTTCTGAAgtgcattttcttcatatcataatgtttctgcctaaaataaataatggatttattgtgacggtggATATTATATAGGATTTTTTAATGTGTATTTTCCAAAGGCATGGAGGCCTGCagatgctaaacatgtttatgtAAATTAACGGTCAGTTACTGTGaaaccggcagttatttgcattACAATAAATGGCTGACATAATGtaatgaccaccacagccctaacCACGCCCATGTCCGATGTTGGTTACAAAGCGGTATTTAAACAAGGTAATATAATATCATGTTACCATTAGTGTATTAAAATTAGAGTTAAGGGTGCAGGGACCCTATCCCCTTAATAATCCCGCCTCCTGAAttcaagtgtttgacatggggggTGTAACTATATGATCAAACTTTATCAGTTTAGAACCAACATAACATTTTCATTTTGTcatcatactttgatctggtttcatccaaatatcatcaAATATCATCAAATTGAATCTTTTCCTTCTCTTCTCTGTGAAGTTGCTATTGTATTCTGCTCCAGAATAATGCTGTGCCCTTCGCTTATAAAAAAAACTCCCATGTGAATGAAACTGGTGAATGAAATCACCCATGATGATGAACATATACCATGAGATTAATGGTTATGCATATGGTTAGTGCTGTAagacctctctcctccttccagatCCTCCATGATGAGCTCTCCTCTATGCGTCAGTGGGTCTCCATGCACGTGTCGGACCACAGTGGCTTCCACTACCGCCAGTTCCTGCTCAAGGCCCTGGTCAGGGAGCTCAGCCagtccctgtcctcctcctcctctccccagcaCTACCATCCTCAGCCCAGCTCTAACCCTAGCCACAGCCCCCACAAAGCCAACCCCCACCACCAGGCCAACGGCGAGGCCACAGCAGCAGCCCCctgcccctctcccccctccccagagGACCTGGCCTCGGTGCCGGCATTGCCTCAGCTCTTCCACCAGGAGGTGGAACTATGTACTGACCTCATCAAGTCCTTCCCCGGACACGAGACACTCTGGTGTCACAGGTACGAGCCTACAGGACAATATTACCACAGAccaaaagggaaacccagacatgTCACGGGGCATAAATCTGAAGCATACGTTTAGAACTTCCactcaccaccaaatatggtgatgagaggaagtccAGTGGCGGGAAGTGGGATAAAATGAAGCTAGATAAAACTTGTCCGACATTCTGCAAATTGTCatcaatgaaacatttgatctcaataccattttctgttcccaaaactataaTCTGTTTACGAACAGTGCACTTTGGAGACTTGATTCTTTCTACAAGTTTGAAAGAATTgcattgtttagaaggagtgcaagggtGAATTGAGTtatttcccacacacacacttcagagtAGACTCTACCTAATGGAGATGTGCAAATGCATGCTAAAAcacgccaataggatctcactagctcgtgcctggctgtgcccacctccttgcttgttctatgAACTACGTTTAATTTGCATCCGTTGGAAACGACACCAAGAATACatcttgggttagttattagtgtctttagatattacTGTCACTCAACCTGGGACTATGATGTTAGCCAATCACAGAACACATGTTATATTGACATGCTCTGGCATCACCAGGTAGGAGCATACAGGAACTCCATGTCTCTTTGTCTAGGGTGTGGCTAAACTCCAGTCATAGAATACTGTACAGAGTTTGTCTCACTACCTTCCCATATTGGTGGCAAATGCTTTATTATGCCAATCAtgtttatttaagcaataaggtgcGAGGGGgtttggtatatggccaatataccacggctaagggctgttcttacgcaggacgcaacgcggagtgcctggacacagcccttagccgtggtatattggccataggtgccttattgctattataaactggttaccaatgtaattagagcagtaaaaaattatgttttggcatacctgtggtatacggtctgatataccatggcggtcagccaatcagcattcagggcttgaaccacccagtttataatctgtTAGACCATGACAATGTTCTCAGGAGTAGATATGTTGGGGGTTATCATGACATTGATGTTGTTTTGCTGTGGAACATTCTTCCTTCTAGAGGGGGAGAACAGAGGGGGAGAACAGAGGGGGAGAACAGAGGGGGAGAACAGagggggagaacagagggagagaaagaaaagatagacgagagggagggagagagtgagagatatgtCTTGCCCCGAGGCTGAAGACCAGCTGCACAGTCAAGTGTTTATCCTGACCAGCTTTGTTGTGATAGGGAGAAGTGAGTGGTGCCATGGCAACAGTGTTCATATCCTTGTTGAATGTGTGAGACacatatatagatagatatatcttAGGTTTTAAAGATGATTGTAGAAAAGACAGCACAGCAGTTGTGCTCTTCCTCAAATACTTTATTAAAAAGGATATTGTTTTTTAGCCTACATAAGTTTTGTATCTTTTCCCCCTTAATTAAAAACATCAAGTGCTTATTTATATTTTAAGCTTCACATTCCGCACAGATAAATAAACAAAGCACCCTAAAGGCTTTGCAGTGTAGCGTACTGTTTCACATTGACATGATTCTAATGCAGTATTTCATAACAACTATCTTCTCAAGGCGACACGTCTTCTACCTCTGGCACCACTGGAGGAGGGACCACCACTACGGCCAGGGCTTTGGCAGCGAGTCTCCCCAACCGAACCACACCGATGCTGGGCTGAGCAGCCACCCTCACACGGCCTGCCCTGGAGGTGTGGGTCTAGACAGGGTGCAGCGCAGGAATGGACAGGCTCAGGAGGGTCAGGATGCCATGGAAGTGGACGGGGTTGGGGTCCCGGACCCCCGTGACACCAAGCGCCTGAAGAGGGGTCCCCCTGGCCCCTGCCCCCCTGCTCTGCCCTCAGAGCACAGCTTCGTAGCCAGTGTCCTGGACAGCTGCCGCTCCCCTGAGCAGGGACGCTTCGCCCTCGCATACAGGAAGTGGCTGGACTCTGTTATTGGTCAGTGAGATATAGACTAACTCTGTCATTGGTCAGTGAGAGGATATACTTCCTGTTCCACCGGAGATGGGCAGCGGTTAGAAGTTTCCCACCTGCACAGATCTAGCATCCTCTCACCCTTacccaacccctaaccttaaccattagggcGAGAACTGCTAAGAACTGTCCCTAGATCAGCATCTAGTGGCTGGTCAATTCATCCTATTCTTCAATACTCGTGAAGGTGGCTGGGGGTCTCTGATAGGTCAAGTAATTTGTGGCCCCTCCCACCCTCCTGAAAATGCCTGGACTCTGATTCATCCGCAGAGCTTTGTCTGGGAATGGAAGTCTGAGAAGGGCTATTCTCTGGAAGAGTACAGTCTGTCTCCTTGGCCTGTTTGTCTGTTAGTAGTCTTAGTTCAGGTCTCTCTCAATGTTAGGGACTAGAACAACCATTCTGTCAGTCCTTTTAGTTGTTTCACTTATGAGATCCATGTCTCCGTTTCATTCATCATGTCACTGTTTCATTCCTTTTGTCTCCCACTAACTGTAGAAGAATAGCCTATGTGAAGCTGCCATGGTTATCCGTTATCCATCACTAATCGTGTTGTTTTCTAGTCAGTTCTGCTGACTACTTTGAGATGAGCAGTGCAGCAAACAATGAATTGTCAACATACAAAAACAAAGAAGGAAAAACTAGTCAAGCCATTCCTGATGTGTCGCTACGGACAACCGTACAACTATAAAACCTTAAGACAGAGCACAACCATGAACCAACCAAACTctaagaccctatgatctgtgaagCGTACAAGTTAAGACATCTTGGTGTCATCATAATAAAccttatagtgtgctctaaaatatggagtatgactagattctgaaatacaattttcacattaatttattcaacataaaCTACCCcttttttttccctttttttttttcatgttaAGACgtgtttggaacaatatactctactagtacatcacatttccagagtgggctctctgcTAATACTGAAGGTATGAGCTATGTTATTATCACCACCAGCACATTGAATGGGAAATGGATTCAAAGGGCACGCCCTCTGCTGGTGACTTGCTGAATGTGCAATCCTAAAGAAGGGCTGTGATAGGTCATCAACCAATGTCAATTTCTATGTGTAAAATGGGTCATATTATTAAAAGTACCAGAGATCCAACTCTGGAAATGTGATGTTTGAAGAGTATATTGTTCGTTTTTATTGTTGAAAAATCAATAAGGGTAGTTGAGATATTAATATTTTTTATGTTGAATAAATAAATGTGTATTTCAGAATACTCCATATTTGAGAGAACACTAAGGACTATAACGataccaagatgttgtctgtatcgtGTACGGTTCACAGCTCATAGgttcttacaggaggcatgtataggtctaaaaagggccttATTAAATTAAATGTCATCCTGATtttcaaagaaaaaaaaaaagtttgtgatacaaatgtaaaaaagcatgttaataaacatccttcctcccagtGGAGTTCCTATGTGAGACCAATCtgagataccccaaaaaacattttCCACTCCTGCTGCTGTGGAATTGCCCTTATAGGTTTGATCTTCACATcattttgtgtcccaaatggcaccctattcccttcttagtgcactactacccatagggctctggttaaaagtagtgcactatatagagaatagggtgtcatttgggaggcATCCATTGACTCTCCAGGAGTGGTAGCTGCTTtgtttctgtctgttctgtttcaCCCTGTTAGTGGTACTTACTCTTAgtgatcaaatcaaacttttatcagtcacatgcgccgaatacaacaggtttagaccttactgtgaaatgcttacttacaagcccttaaccaacagtgcagttcaagaaagagttaagaaaatatttaccaaataaacgaaaataataaaagtaacacaataacaataacgaggttatatgcagggtacagagtcaatgatacCTGGGATTGTATTCACAAAGTGTTATATTGCGTGTCCTTCTATAGGATCAGTTTGGCCCTTAGATCATAATGATTTCTATTACATCAGCCCAGCCAGTCAATCTCCCTTCGAAAAAAGCGTCTAGACAATATTTCCCCATGCTACTAGCTTACCATTGGTTTGGGTACAGCGGGGTAATAGCTACGTCTCGCTGTGTGACTATCTGACTTGTGCAACATGTTGCAgttttatttttttgtgatcTCCACCGTGTCACGCATATATGAACGTGACGAGCTTCTCTGATCCAGGGCAAATTAAATTATCATGATCATTAAAATGAATATATCCCAAAGATATGCCAATAGAAACTAAGTTGAAACCAATGAAAGGGCACATAGTTTATCATTTCAGCTGCTTGATGTGACTGTGTTAGCTTCCGTTGGCTAACAGAGGAGAAGTAACGTTAGCCTAGCTATCCCATAAGGAGAAGTAACGTTAGCCTAGCTATCCCATAAGGAGAAGTAACGTTAGCCTAGCTATCCCATAAGAAGTAACGTTAGCCTAGCTATCCCATAAGAAGTAACGTTAGCCTAGCTATCTCATAAGAAGTAACGTTAGCCTAGCTATCCCATAAGGAGAAGTAACGTTAGCCTAGCTATCCCATAAGGAGAAGTAACGTTAGCCTAGCTATCCCATAAGGAGAAGTAACGTTAGCCTAGCTATCCCATCAGGAGAAGTAACGTTAGCCTAGCTATCCCATAAATATCTTATTGACTCGACAATCAGCTGGTTGTTGcctatttataaaatatttattaAATCATTATTTATTGAAGTTCTTGTCTCTTGTCGTCATTGAAcctctgctagctagctacatgccattgatttgtttaacatagCAAAGTGGAATGAATAGAATGAACGACTGTGTCAAAACATAATAGAATTTATGACCAGCCTGTTTGCACTGGCGGACTTACCATTAGGTAGAAGAGGTAATTGCCTCGGGCCTCATCAAGGGGCCTCGTGAGCTGGGCATAAAACAAATGCATTTCTCCACTTAAGGCATAATATTATGCCATTTTTTCCCCCATCCCCGTCAAAATCCAATGTTGGActtctgcggtggaaggtggccaagCTACAGCGTTTTTttacagaccaggagacatcccgaaaatctttTTTTTCTCACAAACATCTGCAGTGTCCAcgcagtttgggctacacactaatatgggtttggcggatgccaggcccaatgcatagtgccaactgtaaaatttggtggaggaggaataatggtctggggctgtttttcatgcttcgggctaggccccttagttccagtgaagaggaatcttaatgctacagcatacaatgacattctagacgattatgtgcttccaactttgtggcaacagtttggggaaggccctttcctgtttttcagcatgacaatgcccccgtgcacaaggcaaggtccatacagaaatggttttcaatctgtgtagaagaacttgaccggcctgcacagagccctgacctcaaccccatcaaacacctttgggatgaattgaaacgcccgacctcactaatgctcttgtagctgaatggaagcaagttggATCATTGCtgtggtgacatctagtggaaagccttcccagaagagtggaggctgttgtggccgcaaaggggggaccaactccatattaacgcccATGATTTTATAATGAGATGTTccaagagcaggtgtccacatacttctggtccCGGGACGGGACTTTTGTGTATTTTGATCACACGCTCTCACTGTCTCTGGAATCTCTCCTTGATAGGCTAGTAGTAGTAAATAAAATGCTCAAATGAATTGTACACAAGCTATTGTAGTGTACTTTTTCCTGGGACTTCACTAGCTCAGAGGAATAGCTGGAGCTGAGAGGCAGCAGAGCCCAGGTGCGTAATTGCGCTAAGAGAAACGTGAAGACAGGTGTCACTAGCCTAAGTTATGAAGAAGCGTATGCAACCCATAATTCATTAGCTGAATATAAGGCCTAATATTGCAGTGAATAGCCTATACCCAATGAATTTAcacagtgaaatatatatatttttttatcagatTATGTAATGATAGGTAGACTAGGATAGTGTGCTCCCCAGGCTGTGCTCCGGCTCGAACATCGCCCCAATTGATTAAGCTTCTTAGGGACAAGAAAATTATCATACGTAAGctataggcaattaaggtcacagttatgaaaagttAGGACACtagagaggcctttctactgactctgaaaaacaccaaaagaaagatgcccagggtccctgctcatctgcgtgaaggtgccttaggcatgctgcaaggaggca encodes the following:
- the LOC139544977 gene encoding protein prenyltransferase alpha subunit repeat-containing protein 1-like, with the translated sequence MAETENEVEVLVQRVVKDINNAFKRNPNIDEIGLIPCPEVRYNRSPIVLVENKLGVESWCVKYLLPYVHNKLLLYRQRKQWLDREALVDITCTLLLLNPDFTTAWNVRKELLQCGALSPERDLYLGKLALTKFPKSPETWIHRRWILQQVLRECSSPGPDRKEQGDGDRRDAAEKTRMSEHLHRVLHEEMKVCADAAGRYPSNYNAWSHRVWVLQNMAPGNLKILHDELSSMRQWVSMHVSDHSGFHYRQFLLKALVRELSQSLSSSSSPQHYHPQPSSNPSHSPHKANPHHQANGEATAAAPCPSPPSPEDLASVPALPQLFHQEVELCTDLIKSFPGHETLWCHRRHVFYLWHHWRRDHHYGQGFGSESPQPNHTDAGLSSHPHTACPGGVGLDRVQRRNGQAQEGQDAMEVDGVGVPDPRDTKRLKRGPPGPCPPALPSEHSFVASVLDSCRSPEQGRFALAYRKWLDSVIGQ